A genomic region of Maledivibacter sp. contains the following coding sequences:
- a CDS encoding cyclic lactone autoinducer peptide — protein MMRRLVQLTIAVLTFVAFTNAAAACGTSAYQPELPEQLRNK, from the coding sequence ATGATGAGAAGATTAGTTCAATTGACTATTGCAGTTTTGACCTTTGTAGCATTCACTAATGCAGCGGCGGCTTGTGGTACCAGTGCTTATCAGCCAGAACTTCCTGAGCAACTTAGAAATAAGTAA
- a CDS encoding GHKL domain-containing protein yields MRKIIINRRMYILVIILILLQSIATALITNQAIMASMSSSEKILYNYPNTLGLIINGLGISVVVWVFYIVKLVERQQEVNVKLNHSSEVIEALRGQKHDFHNHLNVISGLIQLKKGKKAMEYIQKVSGQTTKTFSISNIGNPEVASILYRKCAIAETKGMTVELDIGCDLQNIAIDSVDICTVLFNLIDNAIYELENCFDEEKILTIDISEQDKEYVFSIGNSYPIISKELHEKIFKQGYTTKQGSSHGYGLSIVKKIVSKNKGKITVESYEGVGTIFTIFLPKR; encoded by the coding sequence ATGAGAAAAATAATAATTAATAGAAGAATGTATATACTAGTAATAATCTTGATATTACTGCAAAGTATTGCCACAGCACTCATAACTAATCAAGCCATTATGGCATCCATGAGTAGCAGTGAAAAAATATTATATAATTATCCCAATACCCTAGGCTTGATAATAAATGGACTAGGGATAAGTGTCGTTGTATGGGTCTTTTATATAGTGAAGCTAGTTGAAAGGCAGCAAGAGGTAAATGTAAAGCTGAATCATTCCAGTGAAGTGATTGAAGCTTTAAGGGGACAAAAGCATGACTTTCATAATCATTTAAATGTGATTTCTGGACTTATACAGCTTAAAAAGGGTAAAAAAGCCATGGAATATATACAAAAGGTTTCTGGACAAACAACAAAGACCTTTTCTATTTCTAATATTGGAAACCCCGAAGTAGCCTCTATATTATATAGAAAATGTGCCATAGCTGAGACTAAGGGAATGACAGTTGAACTTGATATCGGTTGTGATTTACAGAATATAGCCATAGATTCCGTGGATATTTGTACCGTATTGTTTAACTTGATTGATAATGCCATCTATGAGCTGGAAAATTGTTTCGATGAAGAAAAGATTTTAACCATAGATATTTCTGAACAAGACAAAGAGTATGTTTTTTCAATTGGGAATTCCTATCCTATAATATCAAAGGAACTTCATGAAAAAATATTCAAACAAGGTTATACCACAAAACAAGGAAGCAGTCACGGATATGGACTTAGTATCGTCAAGAAAATTGTTAGTAAGAATAAGGGTAAGATCACTGTTGAAAGCTACGAAGGAGTGGGAACTATATTTACCATCTTCCTTCCTAAAAGGTAG